One stretch of Arachis hypogaea cultivar Tifrunner chromosome 20, arahy.Tifrunner.gnm2.J5K5, whole genome shotgun sequence DNA includes these proteins:
- the LOC112783031 gene encoding uncharacterized protein, translating into MERVVGGKYKIGKKIGSGSFGEIYIATNIETSEIVAVKMENKKTKHPQLLYEAKLYNLLQGESGVPSMKWCGIDGDNNVLVIDLLGPSLEDLFVYCGRKFTLKTVLMLADQMLTRIEYLHSKGYLHRDIKPDNFLMGLGRKATQVYIIDFGLAKRYKDLSTNKHIPYRENKNLTGTARYASCNTHIGIEQSRRDDLESLGYVLMYFLRGSLPWQGLKAVTKKEKYDRICEKKLSTPIEMLCKSYPVEFASYFHYCHSLTFDQLPDYGFLKRLFRELFSREGFESDNLFDWTILKYQQTQQRQRQIQNQTAPSAAVPSSLEPMATDKNTGSGVNDSTHVTATRQLANQNHDRPSATAQPKPSVGHNHSFKNQTEKHNGNNGPSTSSGLPKSSKENASKAEKPLGSSHIARVFGSNSRTSSSWIPSLRRISSAK; encoded by the exons ATGGAGAGGGTTGTGGGAGGAAAGTACAAGATCGGTAAGAAAATTGGAAGCGGTTCCTTTGGTGAAATTTATATTG CTACAAATATTGAGACCTCTGAGATTGTGGCCGTCAAGATG GAGAACAAGAAAACCAAACATCCACAGCTGCTCTATGAGGCAAAGTTGTATAATCTTCTTCAAGGAGAAA GCGGTGTACCAAGTATGAAATGGTGTGGCATTGATGGAGACAATAATGTTCTAGTTATTGATCTTCTGGGACCGAGTCTCGAGGACCTTTTTGTCTATTGCGGGAGAAAATTTACATTGAAAACAGTTTTGATGTTGGCTGATCAGATG CTTACGAGAATCGAGTACCTACATTCGAAGGGATATTTGCATAGAGACATCAAACCAGATAACTTCCTTATGGGTCTTGGGAGGAAAGCAACCCAG GTTTATATTATTGACTTTGGACTTGCAAAAAGATATAAGGACCTTAGCACAAATAAACATATTCCTTACAG AGAGAATAAAAACTTAACAGGAACTGCACGCTATGCAAGTTGTAATACTCACATAGGAATTG AGCAAAGTCGTCGAGATGATTTAGAGTCTCTTGGCTATGTTCTTATGTACTTCTTAAGAGGAAG CCTTCCCTGGCAGGGTCTGAAAGCTGTcaccaaaaaggaaaaatatgATAGGATTTGTGAGAAGAAGTTGTCAACTCCCATTGAG ATGCTTTGCAAGTCATATCCCGTGGAGTTCGCTTCTTACTTTCATTATTGCCACTCCTTGACATTTGATCAACTACCAGATTATGGATTCTTGAAGCGCTTGTTTCGTGAATTGTTCTCTCGTGAAG GATTTGAATCTGACAATTTGTTTGACTGGACCATTCTAAAGTACCAACAGACACAACAGAGACAGAGACAGATACAAAATCAAACAGCT CCTTCAGCTGCTGTACCTAGCAGTCTAGAACCCATGGCTACGGACAAGAATACAG GTTCAGGAGTCAATGATTCAACTCATGTAACTGCAACAAGACAGTTGGCGAACCAGAATCATGATCGTCCAAGCGCAACTGCACAGCCTAAACCATCTGTTGGTCACAATCATAGTTTCAAGAATCAGACTGAGAAACAT AACGGGAACAACGGTCCTTCTACATCATCTGGCTTGCCAAAATCCTCTAAAGAAAATGCATCAAAAGCAGAAAAGCCCTTAGGAAGTTCACACATTGCTCGCGTTTTCGGTAGTAATTCTCGTACTTCAAGCAGTTGGATTCCTTCGCTACGCCGAATTTCTTCAGCCAAATAA